One window of Dyadobacter sandarakinus genomic DNA carries:
- a CDS encoding M23 family metallopeptidase, translating into MSQQRWTRIRFVLLILLFLTGSRLFAQTQTYPKGYYQFPIRPGLPNSLAGGLGDLRSNHFHAGLDIRTQQREGLPVYAAAEGYVYKVAVQRSGYGNVIYLRHPNGQTTVYGHLLKFSGPLGDYVRQEQYKKHTSEIELLPDAGKFAYRKGEVIALSGNTGGSAGPHLHFEVRDSKDNFLNPLYFGFKEITDVTPPKFVNLAIRPLDINGRVNGQFDRVVYPAIKVKEDAYRLADTITATGITGLDLVAHDQMTGTGFRYGLQCIEIRMDGNELFSYSMEIFPNAATRDYNNLIDYETEQRTGQRYLKCYVPDGNNFNLYKTDLYKGKLNITDTLVHEVRIRISDSYENASELKFWVKGEKKGAELPVFDTEVNPEYVQSEVRENNLVVKARYYRSSLPVATFYTGGKEVKQKPDYFGNESAVFLTDLREYIPDSVRVGNTTIRTYLRSQVLPGVPVTYKAEKWSADFGNESLFDTLFLAGQQTFNAITINNRGTALKDFITVTYQPEKIPDNKDHAFVYRYLDGYYRFVGGQWDEDVIRFETRELGTFVVQADTVAPKVRLTEHSTRYIRGFISDAMSGIDHFKALVNGEWVLLNYDFKKGLIWSEKLDEARPFEGELVLEVTDRAGNSTILRTELTDPVVVKKSNVKRKRK; encoded by the coding sequence ATGAGTCAACAGCGCTGGACCCGCATTCGCTTCGTTCTTCTGATCCTTCTTTTCCTGACCGGCAGCCGACTTTTTGCCCAGACACAGACCTATCCCAAGGGTTATTACCAGTTTCCGATCCGGCCGGGACTGCCCAACTCGCTGGCGGGCGGACTGGGGGATTTGCGTTCCAATCATTTTCATGCCGGTTTGGATATCCGTACCCAGCAGCGTGAAGGCCTGCCTGTGTATGCCGCCGCCGAAGGTTACGTGTACAAAGTAGCCGTGCAGCGCTCGGGTTATGGAAATGTGATTTACCTGCGGCACCCCAATGGGCAAACCACCGTGTACGGGCATTTGCTGAAATTCAGCGGACCACTGGGTGATTACGTGCGGCAGGAGCAATATAAAAAGCATACTTCCGAAATCGAGCTTTTGCCGGATGCGGGAAAGTTTGCATACAGGAAAGGGGAGGTGATTGCATTGTCGGGTAACACCGGCGGTTCGGCCGGGCCGCACCTGCATTTTGAAGTACGTGATTCCAAAGACAACTTTCTGAATCCATTGTATTTCGGTTTCAAAGAAATTACCGACGTGACGCCGCCGAAGTTTGTGAACCTGGCAATACGGCCGCTGGACATCAATGGGCGTGTGAACGGGCAGTTTGACCGCGTGGTATATCCGGCGATTAAAGTGAAAGAAGATGCTTACCGCCTGGCCGATACCATTACTGCCACTGGCATAACCGGCCTCGATCTGGTCGCTCATGACCAAATGACCGGCACGGGCTTCCGGTACGGGCTGCAATGCATTGAAATCAGGATGGATGGAAACGAGCTGTTTTCTTACAGTATGGAGATCTTCCCCAATGCGGCCACGCGCGACTACAATAACCTGATCGACTACGAAACCGAGCAAAGGACCGGACAGCGGTATCTGAAGTGCTACGTTCCTGACGGTAATAACTTTAATTTATATAAAACAGACCTTTACAAAGGCAAGCTCAATATCACGGATACGCTTGTCCACGAAGTGCGTATCCGTATTTCGGATTCATACGAAAATGCTTCTGAGCTGAAATTCTGGGTGAAGGGAGAGAAAAAAGGAGCAGAGCTGCCGGTTTTTGACACCGAGGTTAATCCTGAATATGTGCAGTCGGAAGTGCGGGAAAATAATCTGGTGGTGAAAGCCAGATATTACCGCAGCTCCCTGCCGGTAGCGACCTTCTACACGGGCGGAAAAGAAGTAAAGCAAAAACCTGACTACTTCGGAAATGAGTCGGCGGTGTTCCTGACCGACCTTCGCGAATATATCCCGGACTCCGTGCGTGTGGGAAATACTACCATCCGGACTTACCTGCGAAGCCAGGTTTTACCCGGCGTACCGGTTACGTACAAGGCCGAAAAATGGTCGGCTGATTTCGGCAATGAGAGTTTGTTTGATACTTTGTTCCTTGCAGGACAGCAAACATTCAATGCCATCACTATCAACAACCGCGGTACGGCATTAAAGGATTTCATCACCGTTACTTACCAGCCCGAAAAAATTCCTGATAATAAGGACCATGCATTTGTATACCGGTACCTCGACGGGTACTACCGGTTTGTGGGCGGACAATGGGACGAGGACGTGATCCGCTTTGAGACGCGCGAACTGGGCACGTTTGTTGTACAGGCTGATACAGTCGCGCCCAAAGTCAGGCTGACTGAGCACAGTACCAGGTACATCCGCGGCTTCATCAGCGATGCCATGTCCGGCATTGATCATTTCAAAGCATTGGTAAATGGTGAGTGGGTATTGCTGAATTATGATTTCAAGAAAGGCTTAATATGGTCGGAAAAGCTGGATGAGGCCCGTCCGTTTGAAGGTGAGCTGGTACTGGAAGTGACCGACAGGGCGGGAAATAGTACTATCTTGCGAACAGAACTGACGGATCCTGTTGTTGTTAAAAAAAGCAATGTGAAACGTAAAAGAAAATAG
- the bcp gene encoding thioredoxin-dependent thiol peroxidase: protein MSLNVGDIAPDFTTTDQDGNEVKLSAFKGEKVILYFYPKDDTPGCTAQACNLRDNYDLLLSKGYKVLGVSADDHKSHIKFRKKYNLPFPLLIDTDHQIVEAYGVWTEKTTFGHKYMGIIRTTFVISGEGMIEEIIQKVDTEHHTDQIVSKSE, encoded by the coding sequence ATGAGTCTCAATGTTGGTGATATAGCACCCGATTTTACAACCACCGATCAGGATGGGAATGAGGTAAAACTTTCCGCGTTCAAAGGAGAAAAAGTGATTTTGTACTTTTATCCCAAAGACGATACCCCGGGCTGTACTGCCCAGGCATGTAACCTGAGAGACAATTATGACCTGCTGCTCAGCAAAGGATACAAAGTGCTGGGTGTGAGTGCGGACGATCATAAGTCGCACATCAAGTTCAGGAAAAAGTATAACCTGCCATTTCCGCTGCTGATTGATACCGATCACCAGATCGTGGAAGCATATGGTGTATGGACTGAAAAAACGACGTTTGGCCATAAATATATGGGCATCATACGCACTACATTTGTGATCAGCGGGGAAGGCATGATCGAGGAGATCATCCAGAAAGTAGATACCGAGCATCACACCGATCAAATTGTAAGTAAAAGTGAATAA
- a CDS encoding transketolase — protein MSNRKQKQMEIEQLEKIASQVRRDIVRMVHGCQSGHPGGSLGCTELFVALYFERLKLKEQDGKPVFDMNGKDEDIFFLSNGHISPVWYSTLARRGYFPVSELATFRKLDSRLQGHPTTHEHLEGIRIASGSLGQGLSVALGAATAKKLNNDKGHIFVLMGDGEQQEGQVWEAAGFAPHHQIDNLVAIIDLNGQQIDGPTVKVMNNRDLGAKYEAFGWEVISIEEGNDMAAVLKGLYEAQSRLGHGRPILILLHTGMGFGVDFMMGSHKWHGVAPNDEQLAAALGQLEESLGDY, from the coding sequence ATATCCAATAGAAAACAGAAACAAATGGAAATTGAACAATTAGAGAAAATTGCATCCCAGGTTCGCCGGGACATCGTCCGGATGGTGCATGGCTGCCAGTCAGGGCACCCTGGTGGTTCGCTGGGCTGTACCGAGTTATTCGTAGCACTCTATTTCGAACGTCTGAAACTGAAAGAGCAGGACGGTAAGCCTGTATTTGATATGAACGGAAAGGATGAGGATATTTTTTTCCTCTCCAACGGTCACATTTCGCCGGTTTGGTACAGTACGCTTGCACGGCGCGGGTACTTCCCGGTTTCTGAACTGGCTACTTTCCGCAAGCTTGATTCGAGGCTGCAGGGACACCCTACCACGCATGAGCATCTTGAAGGTATCCGTATCGCATCGGGCTCACTGGGTCAGGGACTTTCGGTAGCACTGGGTGCAGCCACCGCCAAAAAGCTCAACAACGACAAAGGACACATCTTTGTACTGATGGGCGACGGCGAGCAGCAGGAGGGACAGGTTTGGGAAGCAGCCGGTTTTGCACCGCATCACCAGATCGACAACCTGGTTGCGATCATTGACCTGAACGGCCAGCAGATCGACGGACCGACCGTTAAAGTAATGAACAACCGTGATTTGGGTGCCAAGTATGAGGCATTCGGGTGGGAAGTGATTTCCATTGAAGAGGGCAATGATATGGCCGCGGTACTGAAAGGCCTTTACGAGGCACAAAGCCGCCTTGGTCACGGTCGTCCTATTCTTATCCTGCTGCATACCGGCATGGGCTTTGGCGTGGACTTCATGATGGGAAGCCATAAGTGGCACGGCGTAGCACCTAATGATGAGCAGCTTGCTGCCGCGCTGGGTCAGCTGGAAGAATCACTGGGTGACTATTAA
- a CDS encoding transketolase family protein, producing the protein MKKYTFTEKKDTRSGFGAGMHELGQKNPDVVALCADLVGSLKLEAFIKENPDRFIQCGISEANMIGVSAGLTIGGKIPFASTFANFATGRVYDQIRQSVAYSNKNVKICASHAGLTLGEDGATHQILEDLGMMKMLPGMTVINPCDYNQTKAATIAIADYDGPVYLRFGRPVIPIFTPADQKFEIGKAWMVNEGADVTIIATGHMVWEAIQAGEQLEAEGIDAEIINIHTIKPFDEEAVLKSVTKTGCVVTAEEHNRIGGLGDSVAQALVKSQLAPQEYVAVNDSFGESGTPAQLMEKYGLTAKHIVEAAKRAIARKS; encoded by the coding sequence ATGAAAAAATACACTTTCACCGAAAAGAAAGATACCCGCTCAGGCTTTGGTGCCGGCATGCACGAGCTCGGTCAGAAAAACCCTGATGTGGTGGCACTTTGTGCCGACCTCGTGGGCTCGCTCAAACTGGAAGCATTTATCAAGGAAAATCCTGATCGCTTCATTCAGTGCGGTATTTCGGAAGCAAACATGATCGGCGTTTCGGCTGGTCTGACGATCGGCGGTAAAATTCCGTTTGCAAGTACATTTGCGAACTTTGCAACCGGCCGTGTATATGACCAGATCCGCCAGAGCGTTGCATACTCGAATAAAAATGTAAAAATATGCGCTTCCCACGCCGGCCTTACGCTGGGTGAGGATGGTGCTACCCACCAGATTCTGGAAGACCTGGGCATGATGAAAATGCTGCCGGGTATGACCGTGATCAACCCTTGTGACTACAACCAGACCAAAGCTGCTACCATCGCGATTGCAGATTATGACGGCCCGGTTTACCTGCGCTTCGGACGGCCGGTAATTCCTATTTTTACCCCCGCTGACCAGAAGTTCGAAATTGGTAAAGCATGGATGGTAAACGAAGGTGCGGATGTAACGATCATCGCAACAGGCCACATGGTTTGGGAAGCTATCCAGGCCGGAGAGCAACTTGAAGCGGAAGGCATTGATGCAGAAATCATTAATATCCACACGATCAAGCCATTTGATGAAGAGGCAGTTCTGAAGTCGGTTACCAAAACAGGCTGCGTAGTTACTGCCGAGGAGCACAACCGCATTGGCGGACTAGGCGACAGCGTTGCACAGGCACTGGTGAAAAGCCAGCTGGCACCTCAGGAGTATGTAGCCGTTAACGATAGTTTCGGCGAAAGCGGTACCCCGGCCCAGCTGATGGAAAAGTACGGACTTACTGCCAAACATATTGTTGAAGCAGCCAAACGCGCCATTGCCCGCAAGTCCTGA
- a CDS encoding RNA polymerase sigma factor — protein sequence MSDEELLSLFENPETRRNAFNQLVRKYQQKVYWLVRKMVVDHDDANDITQDVFIKAWTALDNFRGDSKLYTWLYRIASNEAINFLNKKRKRFFVPIFDVENDLSEKLEADPVLSGDTVQLKLQKALLKLPEKQRLVFNLKYFEELPYEEISEITGTSVGALKASYHWATKKIEDFLNETD from the coding sequence ATGTCCGACGAAGAGTTACTATCCCTTTTTGAGAATCCCGAAACGCGCAGGAACGCTTTCAATCAGCTGGTGCGTAAGTATCAGCAGAAGGTGTATTGGCTGGTGAGGAAGATGGTGGTTGACCATGATGATGCCAATGATATTACCCAGGACGTATTCATTAAAGCCTGGACCGCGCTCGACAATTTTAGGGGAGATTCCAAGCTTTATACCTGGCTGTACAGGATCGCGAGCAATGAGGCCATCAACTTTCTCAACAAAAAGCGGAAGCGTTTTTTTGTGCCGATTTTTGATGTTGAAAATGACCTGAGCGAAAAGCTGGAAGCTGACCCGGTACTGAGCGGAGATACCGTACAGCTCAAATTACAGAAAGCCCTGCTCAAACTTCCCGAAAAACAGCGGCTTGTTTTTAACCTCAAATATTTTGAAGAACTGCCGTATGAGGAAATATCCGAAATTACCGGGACTTCTGTGGGTGCGCTCAAAGCTTCCTACCACTGGGCGACCAAAAAAATAGAGGACTTTTTAAATGAAACGGATTAA
- a CDS encoding Spy/CpxP family protein refolding chaperone → MKSNTIYRHRTAVLLIVALLLSVTCTFAQRRSEEEIKRIQDAKVAIITNRLNLTQEQSAGFWPVYNEYAQKRREIHREQRKIMSDRKADGKTDDQVLGNLKEVQALRQEELDLEKEYQNKFLKVITAAQVIELYKAERTFNDMLLQRLKQKN, encoded by the coding sequence ATGAAATCGAATACCATTTACCGGCACCGGACTGCAGTACTGTTGATCGTCGCACTCCTGCTTTCAGTTACCTGTACTTTTGCACAGCGGCGCTCCGAGGAAGAGATCAAGAGAATTCAGGATGCCAAGGTGGCTATTATTACCAACCGCCTGAATCTGACGCAGGAGCAATCCGCGGGTTTTTGGCCGGTGTATAACGAATATGCCCAGAAGAGACGTGAAATTCACCGGGAGCAGCGCAAGATTATGAGTGACCGCAAGGCTGATGGCAAGACGGATGATCAGGTACTAGGCAACCTGAAAGAAGTGCAGGCATTGCGGCAGGAGGAGCTGGATCTTGAAAAAGAATACCAAAACAAATTTCTCAAAGTAATTACCGCAGCCCAGGTCATTGAGCTATATAAAGCCGAGCGAACTTTCAACGATATGCTCCTGCAAAGGTTGAAACAGAAAAACTGA
- a CDS encoding SulP family inorganic anion transporter: MSVDKNKLFSNLKYDLPSGLVVYLVALPLCLGIALASTGRSDLLFSGIIAGIVGGIVVGALSGSALGVAGPAAGLVVIVLNALDTLGSFEAFLLAVVMAGILQVLAGLLKAGVIGYYFPSAVIKGMLAAIGITLILKEIPHAFGYDADFMGDEAFNQKDGQNTITELYNAVRYSSTGAIIISAISLVLLILFDKPFMKRMQLFRFIPGALFVVLLGVLLNLFFGAFMPEWTLKNDHLVQLPVAGSVNEFFGFFKSPDFSAITNTNVYTVAVTLAIVASLETLLSVEATDKLDPFKRSTPTNRELVAQGIGNITSGLLGGLPVTQVIVRSSANIDSGGRTRMSTIFHGTILLLSAMFIPWYLNFIPLASLAAILLMVGYKLSKVSLYTGMYKLGKEQFIPFIITIVAILSTDLLKGIGIGMVVAIYFILSKNSRHSYHYVKETHRDGDVIRLILSEEVTFLNKGSISATLDNLPDGCTVIIDGSRSIDIDYDVLEIIQEFRRHAAPLRNIAVETRGIGETEAVAMH, from the coding sequence ATGTCAGTCGATAAAAACAAATTGTTTTCAAACCTGAAATACGACTTGCCGTCCGGCCTGGTCGTATACCTGGTGGCATTGCCGCTATGCCTCGGTATAGCACTTGCCTCAACCGGAAGGTCGGACCTGCTTTTTTCCGGCATCATCGCCGGCATTGTCGGCGGGATCGTGGTTGGAGCACTCAGCGGCTCGGCCCTGGGTGTGGCCGGGCCTGCTGCCGGACTGGTAGTCATCGTGCTCAATGCACTGGATACTCTGGGCAGCTTTGAGGCTTTCCTGCTAGCGGTTGTTATGGCAGGAATCCTGCAGGTACTGGCGGGCCTGCTCAAAGCCGGGGTCATCGGGTACTATTTTCCTTCAGCTGTGATTAAAGGAATGCTCGCTGCCATCGGCATTACGTTGATCCTCAAAGAAATACCACATGCATTCGGGTACGATGCCGACTTTATGGGCGACGAGGCATTTAATCAGAAAGATGGGCAAAATACCATTACCGAGCTTTACAATGCCGTAAGATACAGCAGCACCGGCGCTATCATCATTTCGGCGATTTCGCTGGTACTGCTCATTCTTTTTGATAAACCATTTATGAAAAGAATGCAGCTGTTCAGGTTCATTCCCGGCGCCTTGTTTGTGGTGCTGCTCGGTGTGCTGCTCAACCTGTTTTTCGGTGCGTTTATGCCTGAATGGACACTGAAAAACGACCACCTCGTACAGTTGCCCGTTGCGGGTAGTGTGAACGAGTTTTTCGGTTTCTTCAAGTCGCCGGATTTCTCTGCCATCACCAATACCAACGTGTACACGGTTGCGGTAACACTGGCCATCGTAGCCAGCCTGGAAACTCTGCTCTCCGTGGAAGCGACCGATAAGCTGGATCCATTTAAAAGAAGCACTCCCACCAACCGGGAACTGGTTGCGCAGGGAATCGGAAATATTACGTCGGGCTTGCTGGGAGGTTTGCCGGTTACGCAGGTAATCGTCCGGAGCTCGGCCAATATTGACTCCGGCGGACGAACAAGGATGAGTACGATATTTCATGGTACCATACTGCTGCTTTCGGCGATGTTTATTCCATGGTACCTCAACTTCATCCCGCTGGCGTCACTCGCGGCGATCTTGTTGATGGTAGGATACAAGCTGTCCAAAGTGTCTCTGTACACCGGAATGTACAAGCTTGGTAAAGAGCAATTTATACCATTCATTATTACCATTGTCGCGATCCTCAGCACAGATCTGCTCAAAGGGATAGGGATCGGAATGGTGGTGGCTATTTATTTTATCCTGAGCAAAAACTCACGGCACTCCTACCATTATGTAAAAGAGACGCACCGGGATGGCGATGTGATCAGGCTGATTTTATCAGAAGAAGTTACATTTCTGAACAAAGGCAGCATCAGTGCAACGCTGGATAACCTGCCCGATGGATGTACCGTGATCATCGATGGCAGCAGGTCCATTGACATCGACTACGATGTGCTTGAAATCATCCAGGAATTCAGACGACATGCTGCCCCGCTCCGGAATATTGCTGTTGAAACACGGGGCATTGGCGAAACGGAGGCCGTAGCAATGCATTAG
- the can gene encoding carbonate dehydratase, which produces MIRSYNELFENNKKWVDSVNQEDPEFFNKLAAGQSPEYLWIGCSDSRVPANEITGTMPGDIFVHRNIANMVIHTDMSMLSVLDYSVNVLGVKHIIVCGHYGCGGVLTAMSNKQVGLIDNWLRHIKDVYRLYQNELNAIADPHERANRFVELNVKEQVRDLAKTSIVQNAWSNGKEVHVHGLVYDVKNGRLVDLNVSIDDMSEVEDVYRLQAPELV; this is translated from the coding sequence ATGATCCGCTCGTATAACGAACTTTTTGAGAATAATAAAAAATGGGTTGACAGTGTAAATCAGGAAGACCCCGAATTTTTTAACAAACTGGCTGCCGGCCAAAGTCCTGAATACCTCTGGATCGGCTGCTCCGACAGCCGGGTACCTGCCAACGAAATTACCGGCACCATGCCGGGCGACATCTTTGTTCACCGCAATATTGCCAATATGGTCATACACACGGACATGAGCATGCTCAGCGTGCTCGACTACTCCGTGAATGTACTGGGTGTGAAACACATAATCGTTTGCGGGCATTATGGCTGCGGAGGCGTGCTTACAGCCATGAGCAACAAGCAGGTAGGACTGATTGACAACTGGCTCCGCCACATCAAAGACGTATACCGTCTTTACCAAAACGAACTGAATGCCATTGCGGACCCGCATGAGCGCGCCAACCGGTTTGTGGAGCTCAATGTGAAGGAGCAGGTGCGGGATCTTGCAAAAACCTCGATTGTACAGAATGCGTGGTCTAACGGAAAGGAAGTGCACGTGCATGGACTGGTGTACGACGTCAAAAATGGCAGGCTTGTCGACCTGAATGTGTCGATCGACGACATGAGCGAGGTGGAAGACGTGTATCGTCTGCAGGCACCGGAACTGGTGTAA
- the hisB gene encoding bifunctional histidinol-phosphatase/imidazoleglycerol-phosphate dehydratase HisB, which yields MKKVLFIDRDGTIIVEPPTDFQVDSLEKLEFLPKAISALRKIAEETDYELVMVTNQDGLGTGSFLEDTFWPAHEKMLKTLEGENVRFKAIYIDRSFPEDNLPTRKPGVGMLSDYFSDQYDLAGSYVIGDRMTDVQLAVNLGAKAVLFREQLTENDISQELSSAVSLISTDWDQIYEFLKMPARKASVVRNTKETQISVALNLDGTGHSDIHTGLGFFDHMLDQLARHSGADLSIQVAGDLHIDEHHTIEDTALALGEAYRQALGDKRGISRYGFLLPMDEALAQVAIDFSGRPWLIWEAEFRREKIGEMPTEMFYHFFKSFSDTSLSNLNIKVEGQNEHHKIESIFKAFAKAIKMAVKRDVKALDFMPSTKGVL from the coding sequence ATGAAAAAAGTCCTGTTCATTGATCGCGACGGAACGATCATTGTTGAACCTCCTACCGATTTCCAGGTTGACTCGCTGGAAAAGCTTGAATTTCTTCCGAAAGCCATCTCTGCATTACGGAAGATTGCAGAAGAAACCGACTATGAGCTGGTGATGGTTACCAACCAGGACGGGCTGGGTACCGGCTCTTTCCTGGAAGATACTTTCTGGCCCGCTCATGAAAAGATGCTGAAAACGCTGGAAGGTGAGAATGTCCGGTTTAAAGCAATTTACATCGACAGGAGTTTTCCCGAAGATAACCTTCCAACCCGCAAGCCCGGAGTAGGAATGCTTTCAGACTATTTTTCCGACCAATATGACCTGGCCGGCAGCTATGTGATCGGCGACCGTATGACCGATGTGCAGCTGGCTGTCAACCTGGGCGCAAAGGCTGTATTGTTTAGGGAACAACTCACGGAGAATGATATTTCGCAGGAATTATCATCGGCCGTAAGCCTGATAAGCACAGACTGGGACCAGATTTATGAATTTCTGAAAATGCCTGCGCGCAAAGCTTCTGTTGTGCGCAATACCAAAGAAACGCAGATCAGCGTGGCGCTGAACCTGGATGGCACTGGTCACTCGGACATCCATACCGGGTTGGGCTTTTTTGACCATATGCTCGATCAGCTCGCGCGGCATTCCGGCGCCGACCTGAGCATTCAGGTAGCAGGCGATCTGCATATAGACGAACACCATACCATTGAAGATACAGCCCTGGCCCTCGGCGAAGCTTACCGGCAGGCATTGGGCGACAAGCGGGGAATCAGCCGCTACGGATTTCTGCTACCGATGGACGAAGCCCTGGCCCAGGTTGCCATTGATTTTTCAGGCAGGCCGTGGCTGATCTGGGAAGCTGAGTTCAGGAGGGAAAAAATTGGTGAAATGCCGACAGAGATGTTTTACCACTTTTTCAAGTCCTTCTCCGACACTTCATTATCCAACCTGAACATCAAAGTAGAAGGCCAGAATGAGCATCACAAGATCGAGTCGATCTTCAAGGCATTTGCCAAGGCTATTAAAATGGCGGTAAAAAGAGATGTTAAAGCATTGGATTTCATGCCATCTACAAAAGGTGTGCTGTAA
- a CDS encoding riboflavin synthase, which yields MFTGIVEATGEILGITSEGTNKTFTFKSDIAKEFKIDQSVSHNGVCLTVVAVEHDTYQVTAIEETLLKTNLGQLAQGDKVNLERCMPANGRFDGHIVQGHVDQTATCIRREERDGSWLFDFEYDAGTGNITVEKGSICINGVSLTVFNSAENSFRVAIIPYTYSFTNFHALQSGHSVNLEFDILGKYIRRILGQAGV from the coding sequence ATGTTTACGGGAATTGTCGAAGCTACGGGTGAAATCCTGGGCATCACCTCCGAAGGCACCAACAAGACCTTCACGTTTAAGTCTGACATTGCAAAGGAATTCAAGATCGACCAGAGTGTCAGCCACAATGGAGTTTGCCTCACAGTGGTAGCCGTGGAGCATGATACCTACCAGGTGACGGCCATTGAGGAAACCCTGCTGAAAACCAATCTCGGTCAATTGGCACAGGGCGACAAAGTAAATCTGGAACGTTGCATGCCTGCAAACGGCCGCTTTGACGGACACATTGTGCAGGGGCATGTGGATCAGACTGCAACCTGTATTCGCCGGGAGGAGCGGGATGGAAGCTGGCTTTTTGATTTTGAGTATGATGCAGGTACCGGCAATATTACGGTCGAAAAAGGTTCGATCTGTATAAACGGAGTAAGTCTCACCGTTTTTAACTCGGCTGAAAATTCATTCCGGGTGGCTATAATTCCTTATACTTATTCCTTTACCAACTTTCACGCATTGCAGTCCGGTCATTCGGTAAACCTCGAATTTGATATTCTGGGTAAATACATCCGGAGAATTCTGGGGCAGGCAGGGGTGTAG
- a CDS encoding PASTA domain-containing protein, which translates to MAKISTQSRTDLLIHIGIIVSLLLVLFLGFFFVYLPFTTNHGEAITVPDLKKMNVEALEDFLDTKDLNYEVDCTFVANVPPLTIISQYPLPGAKVKEGRKIYVTVVSRTAPLIKMPKLTDMTHRSAQMLLKSVGLAEGNISYVPDMAQNAVLRQMYNGKEILPGQPIAKGSKIDLELGEGLGTAQFAAPSVIGMPLDEAKIAIIGAGLKVGQQMEVAAQEDQAPGSVVRQNPDAGSNVRIGDVIDLWITPHTGEPAENEDIPQ; encoded by the coding sequence ATGGCGAAAATAAGTACGCAATCCAGAACGGACCTTCTTATCCATATTGGCATTATCGTTTCACTCCTGCTGGTTCTTTTTTTAGGATTTTTCTTTGTTTACCTCCCATTTACAACCAATCACGGGGAGGCGATTACAGTTCCTGACCTGAAAAAGATGAATGTAGAGGCGCTGGAAGATTTTCTGGACACCAAAGACCTGAACTATGAAGTGGATTGTACTTTTGTCGCCAATGTGCCTCCGCTAACCATTATTTCACAATACCCGCTTCCGGGTGCGAAGGTGAAAGAGGGCCGGAAAATATACGTGACGGTGGTTTCCCGTACTGCGCCGCTCATCAAAATGCCTAAACTGACCGATATGACACACCGGAGTGCGCAAATGCTGCTGAAAAGTGTGGGTCTGGCGGAGGGAAATATCTCCTATGTGCCTGATATGGCACAAAATGCGGTACTTCGTCAGATGTATAATGGCAAGGAAATACTACCGGGACAGCCGATTGCGAAAGGATCAAAGATAGACCTTGAACTGGGTGAAGGTTTGGGTACTGCGCAGTTTGCGGCTCCCTCTGTCATCGGAATGCCGCTGGATGAAGCCAAAATCGCCATTATTGGTGCCGGCCTGAAAGTAGGGCAGCAAATGGAAGTAGCAGCCCAGGAAGATCAGGCACCCGGCTCCGTCGTACGGCAAAACCCCGATGCAGGCAGTAATGTCAGGATTGGCGATGTAATTGATCTTTGGATAACCCCGCACACAGGTGAACCTGCTGAGAATGAAGATATTCCACAATAA